CGGCCACTGGAGCGTGAGCGTCGGTTCGGGGTCGCCGAAGTAGCTCACGTTGTCGGCCCGGGTCGCGATGTCCGGGGCGGTCACCCGGACCACGAGGTGGCCGCCGAGGGGAACCGTGTTCGCGTCGGTGCTCGCGTCCGGGACCTCGTCGAGGGAGACGTCCGGGCCCACCGCATATGCCAGGATCGAGACGTTCCCGGACTCGTTCTGGCGCGGGGTGGTGTCGGCGCTGTCGAACGGTGTGCCGGCCGGACAGGTCGCGCTCGGTGTTCCTGTTCCGCCCGCGGCCGTCGCGGGGGTCGATACGGGGACGAGAGCGAGGGCGACGACCAGCGCGAGGACGCCGGCCGTCTGGCGAGTGGAGGGCATGACTCTCTCTGTGACTAGGTGTCGAACTGACTGATAAGTTTTCTGTGAGTTCAGACGCGGTGGCGGGCGGCTCCCACCAGCAGGAGGACCGCGACCACCCCGGCGACCAGCCCGAACCCGGGCTGTCCCTCCTCGGTCCGGGGTGCCAGCGTCGGGTTCGTGTTCGGCGGGTCGCCCGTCAGCGTGACGTTCAGGTCCCCGGTCAGGGTTCGCTCGCCGCCCTCGACGGACACCCGGTACGGGATGGTCCCCTCGGTGAGCGGTTCGGTGTTCACGGGCACCGTGACGGTGGTCCGGGTCTGCGGCGAGAGCGTTATCTCCCGGGTCGTCGACACGTGGTCGAGGGAGACGTTGAGCGTGGCCGTCCCGGTCCGCTCGCCGGAGTTGAGCAGCGTCACGGTGAACATCGCGTCCTTGCCCTCGATGACCGACTCCTGTGCGTCGACCTCGACGACCTCGATGTTCGAGCCGTCCTGCTCGGCGCCGGCGGGGAGTACCCGGAAGTCCTGGATGACCCGTTCCTGGGTGACGGCGTAGGGGTTGGACTCGGCGACCGTGAACGTCGCGCGGTAGGTCGCGTCCGCCTCGAACGAACTCGTGTTCGGCGGGAACGCCAGCACGAACACGTCCCGTTGTGGCCGGTGGACGAACTCGGCCTCGGACAGGTCGACCGCCGGGCCGCCGTTCTTCTGCTGGATGTGCATGGTGACGCCCTCGGTCCCCCGGCCGGTGAGGCCGGCGACGCCGGTGACGTAGCCGTGGATGCTGGAGTCGTTCACCTCGATGAACAGCCACTCGTCGAGTTCGACCGCGCTGGAGAGCGACGACTGGGCGAGCGCGGTGGTCGCGTTCGCCTCCGGCGGTCCCTCGAGGACCCGCATCGACTGCGACCGGAGCGGGTCGATGTCGAGGACGACCGCCCCCGCCGCGACCTGCTGGTCGTCGTGGGTGACGGTGACGTCGTAGCGACCCTCCGGCAGGTGCGCCTCGCGCCGGGCCGAGGACCGGGTCGCGTTCGTCACCCGGTCCAGACCCGCCGAGACGACCCGGTCGAGCGACGACTCGGGGGCCACGCCGGCGTGGTAGGTGTTCCAGACGAGGAAGACCCGGCCGTCGCCGTTCTGGTCCGTGACCGTGGCCGTGAGTCGGTAGCCGATGGAGTCGTTGGCGATGGTGACCGTCGCCGTGGTCTCGTTCTCGCCGAGGCGGACCGGCACCACGACGGGGTCGCCGGGCTGGTCGACGATGCGGTCCGGGACGCTCCAGGGGGTCGTCGACGCCTGTGCGTCCATCGCACCGGTCCCGCCGGTCGAGGCCGTCGTGACGCCAGCTAGCGGCGCCAGACAGCAGGCGAGCGCGAGGACTACCGTGGCTGTCAGTCGCAACCGCATCTGCGCTATCGGGGAGAGAGTGGTGTCCGACGTAAAAGGTTCGCGTTCCCGTGAATATGAGAGCGGGAGCCTGCCCGGTTGGCAGGCTGACCCGGCCAACCCTCTTGCGCCGGGCGGGCCAAGGGCAGGTATGCACAGCGAGCGATTCAGCGTCGAGACGGACGCGCACACGACCACGGTGGACGTGACCGACCAGGTCCGGGACGCGATTCCGGACGGGGCGAGCGGGGTCTGTACGGTCTACGTCCAGCACACGACCGCGGGCGTCGTCGTACAGGAACCGGAATCGCGGCTCCGGGAGGACATCGCGACCTTCGTCGACGACCTCGTCCCGGACGAGGGCTGGCAACACGACCGCATCGACGACAACGCGGACTCGCACCTCCGGGCGACGCTGCTGGGGTCGGACGTGTCCATCCCGGTCGACGACGGGGAGCCGATGCTGGGGACGTGGCAGGCCGTGTTGCTGGTCGAGTGCGACGGTCCCCGGACCCGGAACGTGGTGGTCGCTGTCACAGGGGCTAACTAGTCGGGGACTCGGTACAAGCCGGTCCGGAGCGAACCGTTCGCATGACACGGACGGCTCTCGTCTGGTTCCGCCGGGACCTGCGCTGCCACGACAATCCGACGCTCGCGGCGGCGGCCGAGGCGGACGAACTGCTCCCCGTCTACTGTTTCGACCCACGAGCGTTCGGCAAGCGCGAGTACGGGGGGCCGAACTCGTTCTCCTTCGAGAAGACGGGTGGCCATCGAACGCGGTTCCTGACCGAGAGCGTCGCCGACCTCCGTGAGCGGCTTCGCGAGCACGGGTGCGACCTGCTGGTCCGCGAGGGGAAACCCGAGGACGTGCTGCCCGAACTCGCGGCGGCCCACGACGCCGACGAACTCCACTGTTCGACGTACCCGACCAGCGAGGAGAAGGACGTCGAATCGGCGGTCACGGCCGCGCTCTCGGACGAGGGGGTCGAGGTGCAGTCCCACTGGGGACACACGCTCTACCACGTCGACGACCTGCCGACCGACCCGCGGGTCATCGACGACACGTTCACCCCGTTCCGGAAGGCGGTCGAGGCGGAGTCGACGGTCCGCGACCCGCTCCCGGAGCCGGCCCTGCCGCCGTTGCCCGTCTCGGTCGGTGACGACACCGGCGAGGTGCCGACCGCGCCGTTCGGGACCGACCCGGCCACCGCCGACGACCGCGGAGCACTCCCCTTCGCGGGCGGTGAGGGTCGGGCCATCGACCGCGTCGAGGAGTACATCTGGGAGGGCGACCACCTCCGCGAGTACAAGGAGACGCGCAACGGCCTCGTCGGTGCGGACTACTCGTCGAAGTTCTCGCCGTGGCTCGCACTGGGCTGTCTCTCCCCGCGGTACGTCCACGACGAGGTGCGGCGGTACGAGGCCGAGCGCGTCGCCAACGACTCCACCTACTGGCTGCTGTTCGAGCTGTGCTGGCGGGACTTCTTCCAGTTCCAGTTCGTCAAACACGGGAACCAGCACTTCCGTCGCGAGGGCATCCGGAACCGGACCGACGTGACCTGGCTCTGGGACGACCGGCGCTTCCGGCTGTGGGCGACCGGCCAGACCGGCATCCCGTTCGTCGACGCCGCCATGCGCGAGCTGAACGAGACGGGGTACGTGAGCAATCGCGCCCGACAGAACGCCGCCTCCTTCCTCGCGAACAACCTGCGTCTGGACTGGCGCCACGGCGCGGCCTACTTCGAGACGAAGCTACTGGACTACGACCCCTGCTCGAACTACGGGAACTGGGCGTACATCGCGGGCGTGGGCAACGACTCCCGGGACAGGCAGTTCGACATCGTCTGGCAGGCGAACCGGTACGACCCGGACGCCGCGTACGTCAAGCGCTGGATCCCGGCGCTCGAACCGTTCTCGGCCGAGGAGGCACACGAACCGTGGACCATCCCCCGGCACCGGCGGCGCGACCACGGGCTGGAACTCGGGACGGACTACCCGGAGCCGATGGTCCGGCTGGAACGGACCTGAGGCGGAACTGACCTGGGACGGAACAGGGCCGAGAAGGAAGGGGGCCGAGAACGAGCGAACCGTCGTCAGTCGAGAATCCCGCTGCGGTCCGAGGTGACGCCGTCCACCCCCCGGAGGGCGAG
This window of the Haloarchaeobius amylolyticus genome carries:
- a CDS encoding DUF7827 domain-containing protein, giving the protein MRLRLTATVVLALACCLAPLAGVTTASTGGTGAMDAQASTTPWSVPDRIVDQPGDPVVVPVRLGENETTATVTIANDSIGYRLTATVTDQNGDGRVFLVWNTYHAGVAPESSLDRVVSAGLDRVTNATRSSARREAHLPEGRYDVTVTHDDQQVAAGAVVLDIDPLRSQSMRVLEGPPEANATTALAQSSLSSAVELDEWLFIEVNDSSIHGYVTGVAGLTGRGTEGVTMHIQQKNGGPAVDLSEAEFVHRPQRDVFVLAFPPNTSSFEADATYRATFTVAESNPYAVTQERVIQDFRVLPAGAEQDGSNIEVVEVDAQESVIEGKDAMFTVTLLNSGERTGTATLNVSLDHVSTTREITLSPQTRTTVTVPVNTEPLTEGTIPYRVSVEGGERTLTGDLNVTLTGDPPNTNPTLAPRTEEGQPGFGLVAGVVAVLLLVGAARHRV
- a CDS encoding secondary thiamine-phosphate synthase enzyme YjbQ, with translation MHSERFSVETDAHTTTVDVTDQVRDAIPDGASGVCTVYVQHTTAGVVVQEPESRLREDIATFVDDLVPDEGWQHDRIDDNADSHLRATLLGSDVSIPVDDGEPMLGTWQAVLLVECDGPRTRNVVVAVTGAN
- a CDS encoding DASH family cryptochrome, with protein sequence MTRTALVWFRRDLRCHDNPTLAAAAEADELLPVYCFDPRAFGKREYGGPNSFSFEKTGGHRTRFLTESVADLRERLREHGCDLLVREGKPEDVLPELAAAHDADELHCSTYPTSEEKDVESAVTAALSDEGVEVQSHWGHTLYHVDDLPTDPRVIDDTFTPFRKAVEAESTVRDPLPEPALPPLPVSVGDDTGEVPTAPFGTDPATADDRGALPFAGGEGRAIDRVEEYIWEGDHLREYKETRNGLVGADYSSKFSPWLALGCLSPRYVHDEVRRYEAERVANDSTYWLLFELCWRDFFQFQFVKHGNQHFRREGIRNRTDVTWLWDDRRFRLWATGQTGIPFVDAAMRELNETGYVSNRARQNAASFLANNLRLDWRHGAAYFETKLLDYDPCSNYGNWAYIAGVGNDSRDRQFDIVWQANRYDPDAAYVKRWIPALEPFSAEEAHEPWTIPRHRRRDHGLELGTDYPEPMVRLERT